From a region of the Rhodococcus sp. 4CII genome:
- a CDS encoding HNH endonuclease signature motif containing protein: protein MGIGEDIQGALSDEILTTAIGDAWRLAEVELLESVVRISDEIQKLEALRVKLVGAVDHRCTVDVLGFPNIKMWLASKTLLEVGAAGRIVMLGRGLRHQPEIAEEFYGTNISPEHAALIMKFCERPPKGMPREALDDCRNALLLAASGPTANTDTVRAVIARLERVFESDDPPPSEDTELNEFHACKTLNGRMAVKGDLDAVAGEMLLSALSGLSKPRPAQDGTKDDRTPGQRRADGFIELLRRYLNSGIAGEEGGERPHVSLHVNIRDLAENTGKSTRGEENAAAPTDGGLFAVDGVAWTEWMGPLSIKTTRLLSCDSIYTPIMLEDDGAPLDLGASTRTVTKRQRKALVARDRGCAFPGCGAPPSWCEGHHIIHWSEGGPSNMDNLVLLCGFHHRLLHHSDWEIEMGADRHPTFIPPQQVDWERKPIPAHNRAGPRAS, encoded by the coding sequence ATGGGGATCGGGGAGGATATCCAGGGGGCGCTGTCGGACGAAATTCTGACAACCGCGATCGGTGACGCGTGGCGTCTGGCCGAGGTCGAGTTGCTCGAATCGGTCGTTCGTATCTCGGACGAGATTCAGAAACTCGAGGCCCTGCGCGTCAAACTGGTCGGTGCGGTCGACCACCGCTGCACGGTCGATGTGCTGGGATTTCCGAACATCAAGATGTGGCTCGCCTCCAAGACGCTGCTCGAGGTGGGTGCGGCGGGGCGAATCGTGATGCTGGGCAGAGGTTTGCGACACCAACCGGAGATCGCGGAAGAATTCTATGGCACCAACATCTCGCCGGAGCACGCAGCGCTCATCATGAAATTCTGCGAAAGACCGCCCAAAGGCATGCCACGCGAGGCGCTCGACGACTGCCGAAATGCGCTGCTGCTCGCTGCATCCGGTCCCACCGCCAACACCGACACAGTACGCGCCGTCATCGCCCGACTGGAACGCGTCTTCGAATCCGACGACCCGCCGCCCAGCGAAGACACCGAACTCAACGAATTCCACGCCTGCAAAACACTCAACGGACGCATGGCCGTCAAAGGCGACCTCGACGCCGTCGCCGGCGAAATGCTGCTCTCCGCACTCTCCGGACTGTCCAAACCACGACCCGCGCAAGACGGAACCAAAGACGACCGCACCCCCGGACAGCGGCGGGCCGACGGATTTATCGAACTGCTGCGCCGCTACCTCAATTCCGGCATCGCCGGCGAAGAAGGTGGAGAACGGCCACACGTCTCACTCCACGTCAACATTCGCGACCTCGCCGAAAACACAGGCAAAAGCACACGAGGGGAGGAGAATGCCGCCGCACCGACCGACGGTGGACTCTTCGCCGTCGACGGCGTGGCATGGACCGAATGGATGGGACCGCTGAGCATCAAAACAACCCGCCTCCTCAGCTGCGACTCCATCTACACGCCCATCATGCTCGAAGACGACGGGGCACCACTCGACCTCGGCGCCTCCACCCGAACCGTGACCAAGCGACAACGAAAAGCGTTGGTCGCGAGAGACCGCGGATGCGCGTTCCCCGGATGCGGTGCGCCACCATCCTGGTGCGAAGGCCACCACATCATCCACTGGTCCGAAGGTGGCCCGTCCAACATGGACAATCTGGTACTCCTCTGCGGATTTCACCACCGACTACTGCATCACAGCGACTGGGAAATCGAGATGGGAGCCGACCGGCACCCCACGTTCATACCGCCGCAACAAGTCGACTGGGAACGGAAGCCGATCCCCGCCCATAACCGGGCCGGGCCCCGAGCCTCCTGA
- a CDS encoding cold-shock protein gives MWGIIDSDETPGGCWTLFHSVAVDGFPALREGQQVEFEWEALDSPMHGCSFSTIRAWPAGSEPYIAPPSASPFSTRAWVTFPDGTARELTEADFPPVPPRIHADRITGIVRTWIDEEGWGVIDSDATPGGAWSHFSLVEGPGFRSLTPGHAVTFEPETVVGGTQDGYRYRALDVRKVE, from the coding sequence ATGTGGGGCATCATCGATTCCGACGAGACGCCGGGCGGATGCTGGACGTTGTTCCACAGTGTGGCGGTCGACGGCTTCCCGGCGCTGCGCGAGGGCCAGCAGGTGGAATTCGAGTGGGAGGCGCTCGACAGCCCCATGCACGGGTGCAGCTTCTCCACGATTCGCGCGTGGCCGGCGGGCAGCGAACCGTACATCGCGCCGCCGTCGGCCAGCCCATTCTCGACCCGAGCGTGGGTCACCTTTCCCGACGGCACGGCGAGGGAGCTCACCGAAGCGGACTTCCCTCCCGTTCCGCCGCGGATCCACGCCGACCGAATCACAGGAATCGTGCGCACCTGGATCGACGAAGAGGGTTGGGGCGTGATCGATTCCGACGCAACCCCCGGAGGCGCGTGGTCGCACTTCAGTCTCGTCGAAGGGCCGGGCTTTCGCTCATTGACGCCAGGACACGCGGTGACGTTCGAGCCCGAGACGGTGGTCGGTGGAACCCAGGACGGATACCGCTACCGCGCATTGGACGTTCGGAAGGTGGAATAG
- a CDS encoding UDP-glucose/GDP-mannose dehydrogenase family protein: protein MTTRIAVFGTGYLGATHAACMAELGHEVLGVDVDAAKLAKLEAGEVPFYEPGLEEVLRRNIAAGRLRFTSSYEEAADFADIHFLGVGTPQKKGEFAADLKFVDAVIETLAPLLTGPAVIFGKSTVPVGTAERLGARARDLSPAGDTVEVAWNPEFLREGFAVQDTLHPDRLVLGVDRNRPGRAESVAREVYAQLLDEGIPFLVSDLATAELVKASANAFLATKISFINAIAEVCEAAGADVTVLADAIGHDARIGRRFLNAGLGFGGGCLPKDIRAFMARAGELGADQALTFLREVDNINMRRRTRMVELAREACGSLLGARVAVLGAAFKPDSDDVRDSPALNVAGQIQLQGAAVNVYDPKAMNNSRALFPTLGYSDTAMDACEGADVVLVLTEWPEFQKLQPADLDDVVRNKVLIDGRNCLDPQQWRDAGWNYRGLGRP from the coding sequence ATGACAACACGCATCGCAGTGTTCGGCACCGGCTATCTTGGTGCAACCCATGCGGCATGCATGGCTGAATTGGGCCATGAAGTGCTCGGCGTCGATGTCGACGCGGCAAAGCTCGCCAAACTCGAAGCCGGCGAGGTGCCCTTCTACGAGCCGGGGCTCGAAGAAGTGCTGCGACGGAACATCGCCGCGGGGCGCCTTCGGTTCACGTCTTCGTACGAGGAGGCGGCCGACTTCGCCGACATCCACTTCCTCGGTGTTGGTACTCCGCAGAAGAAAGGGGAGTTCGCTGCCGATCTGAAGTTCGTCGATGCGGTGATCGAAACCCTGGCACCGCTGCTCACCGGTCCCGCGGTGATCTTCGGAAAGTCGACGGTCCCCGTCGGTACGGCCGAACGACTGGGCGCGCGCGCTCGGGACCTGTCGCCGGCGGGGGATACCGTCGAGGTGGCGTGGAATCCCGAGTTCCTCCGTGAAGGCTTCGCCGTTCAAGACACCCTGCACCCGGACCGCCTGGTCCTCGGAGTTGATCGCAACCGTCCCGGCCGAGCCGAGTCGGTTGCGCGCGAGGTCTACGCGCAGCTGCTGGACGAGGGCATCCCATTCCTTGTGTCCGATCTTGCGACCGCCGAACTGGTGAAGGCCTCAGCGAATGCGTTTCTCGCGACGAAGATCTCGTTCATCAACGCGATCGCAGAGGTATGCGAAGCAGCCGGTGCCGACGTCACGGTGCTTGCCGACGCAATCGGCCATGACGCTCGAATCGGTCGGCGCTTCCTCAATGCCGGTCTCGGTTTCGGTGGTGGCTGCCTGCCGAAGGACATTCGGGCATTCATGGCGCGGGCCGGTGAGCTGGGAGCAGACCAGGCTCTCACCTTCCTACGCGAAGTCGACAACATCAACATGCGGCGTCGTACCCGCATGGTCGAACTCGCGCGCGAAGCATGCGGTTCACTCTTGGGCGCGAGGGTTGCGGTGCTCGGTGCGGCATTCAAGCCGGACTCCGACGACGTGCGGGATTCCCCAGCCCTGAATGTTGCCGGTCAGATTCAGTTACAGGGCGCCGCTGTCAACGTGTATGACCCGAAGGCAATGAACAACTCGCGGGCGCTGTTCCCCACACTCGGATACTCCGACACGGCTATGGATGCCTGCGAAGGCGCCGACGTTGTCCTGGTGCTGACCGAATGGCCGGAGTTCCAGAAGCTTCAGCCCGCAGATCTGGACGACGTGGTTCGCAACAAGGTCCTCATCGACGGCCGCAACTGCCTCGACCCCCAACAATGGCGCGACGCCGGCTGGAACTACAGGGGTCTGGGAAGGCCCTAG
- a CDS encoding S8 family serine peptidase, with product MISHGNSYGDNDGDNTLAAPSEPEVTGSHVVVFTEGGNRTDAAQTLRDVAGLSDVARSTEFESSAMDLAETQAADAVVFDELGIAVVTAAPDQLAALQEAAATDGRVLSIEPELMHYALSVGTDPRVEAEAAGFSDTADFTWGLQATKVTASACGGSGVKVAVLDTGFDMAHPDFEGRAITAQSFVPGAAAHDGHGHGTHCIGTACGPKSPSITRRYGVAHQAEIFVGKVLSDQGRGADRSILAGIEWAIVNGCQVISMSLGANVEAVSVAYETVGSRALASGSLIVAAAGNNANRASGQMGFVGPPANSPSIMAVAAVDGALGLANFSARSNPVIGGQIDVAGPGVGVFSTVPVPTRYGSKSGTSMATPHVAGIAALWCEATGRRGTDLWSVLTQQARRLLLPSLDVGSGLIQAPA from the coding sequence GTGATATCCCACGGAAATTCATACGGCGACAACGACGGCGACAACACGCTCGCGGCTCCCTCCGAGCCCGAAGTCACCGGCAGCCACGTCGTCGTGTTCACCGAAGGCGGCAACCGAACGGACGCCGCACAGACACTCCGCGACGTTGCGGGGCTGTCCGACGTGGCACGCAGCACCGAATTCGAATCCAGCGCGATGGACCTGGCGGAGACTCAGGCAGCCGACGCCGTCGTGTTCGACGAACTGGGGATTGCGGTGGTCACCGCGGCTCCCGACCAACTCGCGGCACTGCAAGAGGCCGCCGCCACAGACGGCCGGGTGCTCTCCATCGAGCCCGAGCTGATGCACTACGCACTCTCGGTCGGCACCGATCCACGTGTGGAGGCCGAAGCCGCCGGCTTCAGCGACACCGCGGATTTCACGTGGGGACTTCAGGCCACCAAGGTGACCGCGTCGGCGTGTGGGGGCTCCGGCGTCAAGGTCGCCGTTCTCGACACCGGCTTCGACATGGCGCATCCGGATTTCGAAGGCCGCGCCATCACCGCCCAGTCGTTCGTGCCCGGTGCCGCAGCGCACGACGGACACGGGCACGGAACACACTGCATCGGAACGGCGTGCGGCCCCAAGTCCCCGAGCATCACCCGCCGCTACGGCGTCGCCCACCAGGCAGAGATCTTCGTCGGCAAGGTGCTGTCCGATCAGGGGCGCGGAGCCGACCGGAGCATCCTCGCCGGAATCGAATGGGCGATCGTGAACGGCTGCCAGGTCATCTCGATGTCCCTCGGCGCGAACGTCGAGGCGGTGTCCGTCGCATACGAAACCGTGGGCAGCCGGGCGCTGGCGTCGGGGTCGTTGATCGTCGCGGCCGCGGGCAACAACGCGAACCGCGCGTCGGGGCAGATGGGATTCGTCGGTCCACCGGCGAACAGTCCGTCGATCATGGCCGTCGCAGCGGTCGACGGGGCGCTGGGCCTGGCCAACTTCTCAGCCCGCAGCAATCCCGTCATCGGCGGTCAGATCGACGTGGCGGGGCCCGGGGTGGGGGTGTTCTCCACCGTTCCCGTCCCGACGCGATACGGGTCGAAGAGCGGAACGAGCATGGCCACCCCACATGTCGCGGGCATCGCCGCCCTGTGGTGTGAGGCAACCGGGCGCAGGGGAACCGATCTGTGGTCCGTTCTCACCCAGCAGGCCCGGAGACTCCTGCTGCCATCCCTCGACGTCGGATCGGGATTGATCCAGGCCCCGGCATGA
- a CDS encoding GDP-L-fucose synthase: MPQSTWSLDRTAPFFVAGHRGLVGSAIWRKLEAAGFDRLIGRSSHDLDLRDRAAVSSFFAETKPRYVVLAAAKVGGILANSSYPVDFLSENLRIQVNVLDAALEHGVERLLFLGSSCIYPKLAPQPIKEEYLLTGHLEPTNDAYAIAKIAGILQIQAVRRQYGLPWISAMPTNLYGPGDNFSPQGSHVLPALIRRFDEARRSGAGSVTNWGTGSPRREFLHVDDMASACLHLLENYDGPDQVNVGTGEDSTIREIAEIVADEVGYGGKIEWDTTKPDGTPRKLLDVTKLRQSGWEPTIGLRDGIASTVQWYREHVNTVRT, encoded by the coding sequence ATGCCCCAGTCCACCTGGTCTCTCGACCGGACAGCGCCGTTCTTCGTTGCGGGACATCGCGGCCTCGTCGGCTCGGCCATCTGGCGAAAGCTGGAGGCGGCGGGGTTCGACCGTCTGATCGGGCGATCGTCGCACGACTTGGACCTGCGCGACCGAGCTGCTGTGTCCTCGTTCTTCGCGGAAACAAAACCACGGTATGTCGTTCTGGCTGCCGCCAAGGTGGGTGGCATCTTGGCGAACAGTAGCTACCCGGTGGACTTTCTCTCCGAGAACCTGCGCATCCAGGTCAACGTGTTGGATGCGGCTCTAGAACACGGGGTTGAACGACTGTTGTTTCTGGGGTCGTCGTGCATCTACCCGAAGCTTGCTCCGCAGCCGATCAAGGAGGAGTACCTCCTCACCGGTCATCTCGAGCCCACGAACGATGCCTACGCCATCGCGAAGATTGCGGGAATCCTGCAGATTCAGGCGGTCCGTCGCCAATACGGGCTCCCGTGGATCTCTGCCATGCCGACCAACCTCTACGGCCCGGGAGACAACTTCTCGCCGCAGGGTTCGCACGTCCTCCCTGCCCTGATTCGGCGGTTCGATGAGGCACGTCGGAGTGGCGCTGGCTCGGTGACAAACTGGGGTACCGGATCGCCGCGTCGAGAGTTTCTGCATGTCGATGACATGGCCTCGGCATGTCTTCATCTGCTCGAGAACTACGACGGGCCGGACCAAGTCAATGTTGGAACGGGAGAGGACTCCACGATCCGAGAGATCGCGGAGATCGTTGCCGACGAGGTCGGCTATGGCGGCAAGATCGAGTGGGACACCACGAAGCCTGATGGCACGCCGCGCAAGCTTCTCGATGTCACCAAACTGCGCCAGTCCGGGTGGGAGCCCACGATCGGTCTTCGAGACGGAATAGCGTCGACCGTCCAGTGGTACCGCGAGCATGTGAATACTGTCCGCACCTAG
- a CDS encoding YdcF family protein produces the protein MSAIGAAAVGVAGLGGAGYNLYSKSQVDPMRPVDAIIVLGGERDGREEYGIELAREGFAANVVLSNPYWTGDRKMAEFCAIQDHRFTVTCVPPQPPTTRGEALFTRDLAAQHGWTSIMVISWRYHLPRARYLFSRYFDGEVVMRPVPRDYNFSIPHWGYIYLYQTVGFVKAFFQVRF, from the coding sequence GTGAGTGCTATCGGTGCTGCGGCAGTAGGCGTGGCCGGCCTGGGTGGGGCCGGCTACAACCTCTACTCCAAATCGCAAGTCGATCCGATGCGGCCTGTCGACGCCATCATCGTGCTCGGCGGTGAGCGCGACGGTCGCGAGGAATACGGCATCGAGCTTGCGCGTGAGGGTTTCGCGGCGAATGTGGTGCTGTCGAACCCGTACTGGACGGGCGACCGCAAGATGGCCGAGTTCTGCGCCATCCAAGATCACCGCTTCACCGTCACTTGCGTCCCGCCGCAACCGCCTACGACACGAGGCGAGGCCCTGTTCACGCGGGACCTCGCAGCTCAGCACGGGTGGACGAGCATCATGGTGATCAGCTGGCGCTACCACCTGCCGCGGGCGCGGTACCTCTTCTCTCGGTATTTCGACGGCGAGGTCGTCATGCGGCCGGTCCCACGGGACTATAACTTCAGCATCCCGCACTGGGGGTACATCTACCTCTATCAGACGGTCGGATTCGTCAAAGCGTTCTTCCAAGTACGTTTCTGA
- a CDS encoding LuxR C-terminal-related transcriptional regulator has protein sequence MGPTWPLIQRQVEFDAITASLTARSGGCGVVLTGDPGVGKTTLARFATESLPREVKWVAGTESARSIPLGVFAHLVGASTSRDPVAFLSAARQALLDDGHSRDVVIGVDDAHLLDQLSATFLHQLALDRAVHIVATVRNGETVPDAITSLWKDGHLLRLELAPFSRDQSIELIESVLDGPLEGLSADMIWEASGGNALFVRHLVEGALEAGTLRRSGGVWQLRGRAAITSELASLLEHRIDQIPHDVLQALQLLTFCEPLDLDILGQLAGEDAVEEAERRGLVRIVEDGHRLDVRYTHPLFGEVIRRRVGRAAGRRLRGQLVEALSSRAVVGSANRIRLAELALDSDRSVDPDLLVTAAEDAIGLANVPLGERLARAALDETGGFEAADLLARALLWQGHATEAESLLRSFAPDSLDQVQLVRWGTSRIANLFWASGESEKADEVLAVLRERVTHRSLVPIIEGIGSVCAVFENRPEEAAAAATAILAADRVLPWAVEWAFFGGGLSLALMGRGDSVPELAARSAAVADQIDGLLRFPAAHGEILALTLTGRFDAAEQRAEKYLSLASSGRYVAWGLANILVGTVELARGRFTDAAHRLEQAIAALDVGDTADAISWSFPAYIALGQAYAELGRVHEAENIITQAQARNGRHVAVFGPQLELSKAWLAAARGETSRAVGLARSAADSACTAGQFGVEAVALHLATRFGDTSTAARLAELTDVCDGDLVQAAARQAAAVAANDGSAVVSAAAEFERIGALPDAADGYARAAIAFTHAGDKRHSIECAAAAEALAARCDHMSSPALVEAAHPLPLTSREREVGSMVAAGLSNREIADRLVVSVRTVEGHIYRACMKLDVADRGGLAKAMGTTVHADRTTGVVRTWSDDEGWGVIDSDATPGGAWTHYSNLTGSGCRSLTPGQHVIFEPETVVGRTQDCYRYRALNIRKVE, from the coding sequence ATGGGTCCGACGTGGCCTCTGATTCAGCGGCAAGTCGAGTTCGACGCGATCACCGCGTCGCTCACGGCTCGGTCCGGGGGATGCGGTGTGGTCCTCACGGGCGATCCCGGCGTCGGCAAGACCACCCTCGCGCGGTTCGCCACCGAGTCGTTGCCGCGTGAGGTGAAGTGGGTGGCGGGCACCGAATCGGCGCGGAGCATCCCGCTGGGCGTGTTCGCCCATCTGGTCGGTGCGTCCACCTCCCGAGATCCGGTTGCCTTCCTGTCTGCGGCACGGCAGGCGCTCCTCGACGACGGCCACAGCCGCGACGTGGTGATCGGCGTGGACGACGCGCACCTCCTCGACCAGCTCTCGGCGACGTTCCTGCATCAGCTCGCCCTCGACAGGGCGGTACACATCGTCGCCACCGTCCGCAACGGTGAGACCGTGCCGGACGCGATAACGTCGTTGTGGAAGGACGGTCACCTCTTGCGGCTCGAACTGGCGCCGTTCAGCCGGGACCAGAGCATCGAATTGATCGAGTCCGTGCTGGACGGCCCCCTCGAGGGGTTGAGCGCCGACATGATCTGGGAGGCGTCGGGTGGGAACGCGTTGTTCGTCCGGCACCTGGTCGAGGGCGCCCTCGAGGCCGGGACGTTGCGCCGATCCGGCGGTGTCTGGCAGTTGCGCGGCCGGGCCGCCATCACGTCCGAACTCGCATCACTGCTGGAGCACCGGATCGATCAGATTCCGCACGACGTGTTGCAGGCGTTGCAGCTACTCACGTTCTGCGAGCCGCTCGATCTGGATATCCTCGGTCAGCTGGCGGGTGAGGACGCCGTCGAGGAGGCGGAGCGCCGCGGCCTCGTCAGAATCGTCGAGGACGGGCACCGGCTCGACGTCCGCTATACGCATCCACTGTTCGGCGAGGTGATCCGCCGACGGGTGGGGCGCGCGGCGGGCCGCAGGCTCCGCGGACAGCTCGTGGAGGCCCTGAGCAGCCGGGCGGTGGTCGGATCCGCCAATCGGATTCGCCTGGCCGAGTTGGCCCTCGACAGCGACCGGTCCGTCGACCCCGACCTGCTGGTGACCGCCGCGGAGGATGCGATCGGGTTGGCGAATGTGCCGCTGGGGGAACGACTCGCCCGCGCCGCGCTCGACGAGACCGGCGGTTTCGAGGCGGCCGACCTCCTCGCCCGGGCACTTCTGTGGCAGGGCCACGCGACGGAGGCCGAATCGCTGTTGCGCTCCTTTGCGCCCGACAGCCTGGACCAGGTGCAGCTGGTGCGGTGGGGTACGTCGCGGATCGCCAACCTGTTCTGGGCGAGCGGCGAGTCGGAGAAGGCCGACGAGGTGCTCGCCGTGCTGCGCGAGAGGGTGACGCATCGCAGTCTCGTGCCGATCATCGAGGGAATCGGCTCGGTGTGTGCGGTGTTCGAGAACCGGCCCGAGGAGGCGGCAGCGGCAGCCACGGCGATTCTGGCCGCCGATCGGGTGCTGCCGTGGGCGGTGGAGTGGGCGTTCTTCGGCGGCGGGTTGTCCCTCGCTCTGATGGGACGCGGAGACAGCGTGCCGGAACTGGCGGCGCGCAGCGCTGCGGTGGCCGACCAGATCGACGGACTGCTGCGCTTCCCCGCCGCACACGGTGAGATCCTCGCGTTGACCCTGACCGGACGTTTCGATGCGGCGGAGCAGCGTGCCGAGAAGTACCTCTCGCTGGCGTCGAGCGGCCGGTACGTAGCGTGGGGCCTGGCGAACATCCTGGTCGGGACGGTGGAACTGGCGCGCGGCCGGTTCACCGACGCCGCGCATCGACTGGAGCAGGCGATTGCGGCCCTCGACGTGGGCGACACGGCCGACGCAATCTCGTGGAGTTTCCCCGCCTATATCGCCCTCGGTCAGGCGTATGCGGAACTCGGCCGCGTTCACGAGGCGGAGAACATCATCACGCAGGCCCAAGCCCGGAACGGCCGGCACGTTGCCGTGTTCGGCCCCCAACTCGAATTGTCGAAGGCCTGGCTGGCGGCCGCGCGTGGGGAGACGTCCCGAGCGGTCGGCCTCGCGCGATCGGCTGCCGATTCTGCTTGTACCGCCGGTCAGTTCGGAGTCGAGGCGGTGGCGCTGCACCTCGCCACCCGATTCGGTGACACCTCGACGGCGGCGCGGCTGGCCGAGTTGACGGACGTCTGCGACGGCGACCTCGTGCAGGCTGCCGCCCGGCAGGCCGCGGCCGTCGCGGCGAACGACGGGAGCGCGGTGGTGTCGGCGGCCGCCGAGTTCGAGCGAATCGGCGCCCTGCCCGATGCTGCCGACGGCTACGCCCGCGCGGCAATTGCCTTCACGCATGCCGGAGACAAGCGGCATTCGATCGAATGTGCTGCCGCGGCGGAGGCCCTGGCGGCCCGATGCGACCACATGTCGTCTCCGGCGCTCGTGGAGGCCGCTCACCCCCTGCCCCTGACGAGCCGTGAGCGGGAGGTGGGGTCGATGGTGGCGGCGGGGTTGTCGAATCGAGAGATCGCCGATCGGCTGGTGGTGTCGGTCCGCACGGTGGAGGGGCATATCTACCGTGCGTGCATGAAGCTCGATGTCGCTGATCGTGGCGGTCTTGCGAAGGCGATGGGGACGACGGTTCACGCCGACCGAACCACCGGAGTAGTCCGCACCTGGAGCGACGACGAGGGCTGGGGCGTGATCGACTCCGATGCCACCCCCGGTGGCGCGTGGACGCACTACAGCAACCTCACCGGTTCGGGTTGTCGTTCGCTGACGCCGGGACAGCACGTGATATTCGAACCAGAGACGGTGGTCGGCAGAACGCAGGACTGCTACCGCTACCGGGCACTGAACATTCGGAAGGTGGAGTAG
- a CDS encoding DUF4012 domain-containing protein, with the protein MDDNVTGPSGFGTSGPGNHGSDDRTHAADGPVRRVRKRRTHQPQLRAHRLRHRLIVGGSVAVVVVVAFGAWLGYTAREAQANLEQARTHAQLAKDALLDGDTADAQRSAADADKYASMAYDNTHSIPWSVSAAVPVLGSPLATSQQISEVVRGLTHDVLTPAVDAGSTLAPDQLIESGGRVNVQSLRDAVPVLDQTSVAAQALSDQAQHVDEAAYLGVVNEARTALQDQTAELSKLLGNTAIAAKVVPAMLGGDGPRNYFLGFQTNAEARGTGGLLGGFGIVRANDGRAKVDTLASNSELSLAKQPLDLGPEFEARYGASRPTTDFRNSNLSSHFPYAAQIWKSLWAQESGEQVDGAVATDPVALSYVLGAIGPVTMPDGEVISKDNVVELTESTAYARFADDNNARKQYLQTVAARVVDKMTGKLSSPQALLDALGKAAGEGRIAVWSADPALQQVLSTTKVGNTVPDDAAPYAGVVVNNQGGNKLDYYLTREISYVADSCVGDTRTSTVTVRLTNNTPAGEFPDYVAGLFETVGNVPKGTNAVDLSLLATQGATLDKVTINGAQQFVFTGSELGHPVFSVRAMVQRGKTAEVTYQLTEPAAPGEARVPVQPLVDSPNVTVDVPNCGS; encoded by the coding sequence ATGGACGACAACGTCACGGGCCCGTCGGGTTTCGGCACGTCAGGCCCGGGCAATCACGGTTCGGACGACCGGACCCACGCGGCGGACGGCCCGGTCCGACGTGTCCGTAAACGCCGGACACACCAACCGCAGCTGCGCGCTCATCGCCTCCGGCACCGCCTGATCGTCGGCGGTTCAGTGGCCGTGGTGGTCGTCGTCGCGTTCGGCGCGTGGCTCGGCTACACCGCCCGTGAGGCGCAGGCGAATCTCGAGCAGGCGCGCACGCACGCGCAACTCGCAAAGGACGCCCTGCTCGACGGCGACACCGCAGACGCTCAGCGATCGGCGGCGGACGCCGACAAGTACGCGTCGATGGCGTACGACAACACGCACTCGATTCCGTGGAGCGTCTCCGCGGCTGTTCCCGTCCTCGGCAGCCCGTTGGCAACTTCTCAGCAGATCTCCGAGGTCGTGCGGGGCCTCACGCACGACGTGCTGACTCCGGCCGTGGATGCCGGAAGCACGCTGGCTCCGGATCAGCTGATCGAGAGCGGTGGCCGTGTCAACGTGCAGTCGCTGCGTGACGCAGTTCCGGTCCTGGATCAGACATCCGTTGCCGCGCAGGCGCTGTCGGATCAGGCGCAGCACGTCGACGAGGCCGCGTATCTGGGTGTGGTGAACGAGGCGCGCACCGCGTTGCAGGATCAGACGGCCGAGCTGTCGAAGTTGCTGGGCAACACCGCGATCGCCGCGAAGGTGGTGCCGGCGATGCTCGGCGGAGACGGTCCGCGGAACTACTTCCTCGGATTTCAGACGAACGCCGAGGCGCGTGGAACCGGTGGCCTGCTGGGCGGATTCGGCATCGTCCGCGCCAACGACGGTCGAGCCAAGGTCGATACGCTCGCCTCGAACTCGGAGCTGTCACTGGCCAAACAACCGCTCGACCTCGGTCCCGAATTCGAGGCACGGTACGGCGCCAGCCGGCCCACCACCGACTTCCGGAACAGCAACCTCAGTTCGCACTTCCCGTACGCCGCGCAGATCTGGAAGTCGCTGTGGGCACAGGAATCCGGTGAGCAGGTGGACGGCGCCGTCGCGACCGATCCTGTGGCCCTCAGCTACGTGCTCGGCGCCATCGGACCGGTCACCATGCCGGACGGCGAGGTGATCTCCAAGGACAACGTCGTCGAACTCACCGAATCGACCGCATACGCGCGATTCGCCGACGACAACAACGCCCGCAAGCAGTACTTGCAGACTGTCGCCGCGCGAGTGGTCGACAAGATGACCGGCAAGCTGTCGTCGCCGCAGGCCCTGCTCGACGCACTGGGCAAGGCCGCCGGTGAGGGCCGCATCGCGGTGTGGAGCGCGGACCCGGCACTCCAGCAGGTGCTTTCGACGACGAAGGTCGGTAACACCGTTCCGGACGACGCGGCGCCGTACGCGGGTGTCGTGGTGAACAACCAGGGCGGAAACAAGCTCGATTACTACCTGACGCGGGAGATCTCGTACGTGGCCGACAGTTGCGTCGGCGACACCCGGACCTCGACCGTCACGGTGCGCCTGACCAACAACACCCCCGCCGGTGAGTTTCCCGACTACGTCGCCGGCCTGTTCGAGACGGTCGGCAACGTTCCGAAAGGCACGAACGCCGTGGACCTGTCGCTGCTGGCCACCCAGGGAGCAACTCTCGACAAGGTGACGATCAACGGCGCACAGCAGTTCGTCTTCACCGGCAGCGAACTGGGCCACCCCGTGTTCAGCGTGCGAGCCATGGTTCAGCGAGGAAAGACCGCCGAGGTCACGTATCAGCTCACCGAGCCCGCCGCGCCGGGTGAGGCCCGGGTTCCGGTGCAGCCGTTGGTGGATTCGCCGAATGTCACGGTGGACGTGCCGAATTGCGGTAGCTGA